AGGGCCGCCGTTCGCCCCAGGTCCAGGCGAGACAGCCGGCAAAGACCCCCAGCCCGAGAAACAGGTCGATCTGCGCCACCAGCGCGAACACCACGAAGAGCCCCAGGCTGACCCAGACATTGGGGCCCACGGGTTTGTTTTCCTTCGGCGCGTCGAAGATCATCACAAGGACCGACAGCGCCATGATCAGCAGCAGCACCATCTGCGGGAAGTCCGACGGCTGCATCCCGCGCAGCAGGATCGGCGGGACCCGGTCGAACTGCGTGCTGAGCCAATAGGCGATCATGCAAAAGACAATCGTGCCGCAGGGAACCGCAAATCGCGTCATCTCATCCGTCCTTGAAGGGGGAAGGGACCGGCCCGCAACGCCTGGCGGACCGGCCATCCGTCGTGCGGCTTACTCGATGAAGCCCAGCTCACGCAGGGCGGCATCCATGTCTGCCTGCATCGAGGTGAGCTGGTTGCCCCAGACCTCGGAGCCCGCGACCGAGCTGGCATCCAGCCCCACGGAAGTCAGGAAGCCCTGATAGACCGTGTGGTTCATGGCGTTCAGGAGCGCCTCTTCGATCTTGGCCGCGACATCGTCGGGGGTGTCCGCATGGACCACGAAGCCCCGCACGGTGGAGAAGTTGGCGTCGATGCCAAGTTCCTGCGCGGTGGAGACATCGGGCAGACCGCTCATCCGTTCCGGCGCCAGAACCACGATGGGGCAGATATCGCCCGCTTCGATCTGGGAGCCTGCCTCGGCGAGGTTCAGGACCGCGACATCCACGGCGCCTGCGACCAGCTGGGTGGCCAGCTCGCCGCCGCCCTCGAAGGGGACGATCCGCGGGGTGGCAAGCTCGCCGCGCCGGGCGAACATGAAGGCCGACACGTCGTCGATCCCGCCCAGGTGGGTGGTGCCATAGTTCAGCGGTTCGTCCTTCTGGGCGTCGACGAAGGCCTGGGCGGAGTCGTAGACACCGCAGCGCGTCATCAGGATCTGTGGATCATCGGTGCCGCGCGCGATCGGGCGCACATCTTCCAGCTTCATGTCGGTCTTGCCCAGCGCCACGGTGGCCGAGTGGCCGATGGTGAAGGTCAGAATGCTGTGACCGTCCGCGTCCTGGGTCAGGTAATAATCCATGGCGGAGGCCCCGCCCCCGCCGCGCTTGTTGACCACGACCATGTCGGTGCCCAGCTCGCGCCGCGCCCGGATCATCATCATCCGCGTGGTCACATCCGTGCCACCGCCATTGCCCGCATGGGTGATGACCTCGATGGT
The Dinoroseobacter shibae DFL 12 = DSM 16493 genome window above contains:
- a CDS encoding Bug family tripartite tricarboxylate transporter substrate binding protein, whose product is MKKVFALAAAAAIVGGDVVAQEFPAKTIEVITHAGNGGGTDVTTRMMMIRARRELGTDMVVVNKRGGGGASAMDYYLTQDADGHSILTFTIGHSATVALGKTDMKLEDVRPIARGTDDPQILMTRCGVYDSAQAFVDAQKDEPLNYGTTHLGGIDDVSAFMFARRGELATPRIVPFEGGGELATQLVAGAVDVAVLNLAEAGSQIEAGDICPIVVLAPERMSGLPDVSTAQELGIDANFSTVRGFVVHADTPDDVAAKIEEALLNAMNHTVYQGFLTSVGLDASSVAGSEVWGNQLTSMQADMDAALRELGFIE
- a CDS encoding tripartite tricarboxylate transporter TctB family protein, producing the protein MTRFAVPCGTIVFCMIAYWLSTQFDRVPPILLRGMQPSDFPQMVLLLIMALSVLVMIFDAPKENKPVGPNVWVSLGLFVVFALVAQIDLFLGLGVFAGCLAWTWGERRPWGIGLVSVLSPLLIFLLFDLVFRIRFPRGLLTNLWYG